In Leptospira saintgironsiae, one genomic interval encodes:
- the sixA gene encoding phosphohistidine phosphatase SixA, protein MKIIIARHGEADPNSEDGKDSSRVLTPKGITDIEKMARFFQTGFKIKKIYHSPYVRTKATAEIYSKILKPELETESAEYLLPGEDYFRICPLLKDNSNSDAILLVGHSPDVSVFAETLLGISGVGKSFLFTPGSALAVNIPREKFQGGQIIWFVSPDFLC, encoded by the coding sequence ATGAAGATTATCATAGCCAGACATGGGGAAGCCGATCCCAATTCAGAAGACGGCAAAGATTCATCTAGGGTCCTTACTCCTAAAGGAATCACCGATATAGAAAAGATGGCTCGGTTTTTTCAAACCGGTTTCAAGATCAAAAAGATCTATCATAGCCCTTATGTTCGCACAAAGGCCACAGCGGAAATTTATTCTAAAATCCTAAAACCAGAATTAGAAACTGAATCTGCAGAATACCTTCTTCCCGGCGAAGATTACTTTCGGATCTGTCCTCTTCTTAAAGATAATTCAAACTCGGATGCGATCCTATTAGTGGGTCATAGCCCTGATGTGAGTGTGTTTGCAGAAACTCTTTTGGGAATTTCAGGAGTAGGAAAATCTTTTCTATTCACTCCTGGTTCTGCGCTTGCAGTGAATATTCCCCGCGAAAAATTCCAAGGAGGACAGATCATTTGGTTTGTATCTCCTGATTTTCTTTGCTGA
- a CDS encoding ABC transporter ATP-binding protein, translating into MPQFAIEIEHLRKFYPKVKALQGIDLKIPQGGIFGLLGQNGAGKTTLVRILLGFSKQTEGYCKVLGLEPSPLARTKIGYLPERMAVPTYLSGREFLEASFKLALVPSSIAKKKSNEFLEKLGLAEAADRKISTYSKGMLQRLGLANALGAEPELLLLDEPGTGLDPAGYKEFRELILEENKKRGVTILINSHRLLEVEQICTEIGILHKGNLMAQGKLDELKQGKDRIRIRLESAPESYLEEISLEHKKDGKTWEIRPKPDVDLKKLPAILVEKGAEIFLYERKTESLEDVFFRLTQGTENGGSN; encoded by the coding sequence ATGCCTCAATTTGCAATTGAAATAGAGCACCTACGCAAATTTTATCCGAAAGTAAAAGCATTACAAGGAATTGATCTGAAAATTCCGCAAGGTGGGATTTTTGGTCTACTCGGTCAGAATGGAGCCGGTAAAACTACCTTGGTTCGCATCCTACTTGGGTTCTCCAAACAGACCGAAGGTTACTGCAAAGTTTTAGGTTTGGAACCTTCTCCACTTGCTAGAACTAAAATAGGTTATCTTCCAGAAAGAATGGCTGTCCCTACTTATTTGAGTGGGAGAGAATTTTTAGAAGCAAGTTTCAAACTTGCATTGGTACCTTCTTCCATCGCAAAAAAGAAAAGTAATGAATTCCTCGAAAAGTTGGGATTGGCAGAAGCTGCTGATCGAAAAATTTCCACTTACTCCAAGGGAATGTTACAAAGATTGGGGCTTGCAAATGCACTTGGCGCAGAACCTGAACTTTTACTTTTAGATGAGCCCGGTACAGGTTTAGATCCTGCAGGTTATAAAGAATTTCGAGAATTAATTTTAGAGGAGAATAAGAAGAGAGGAGTCACTATTCTAATCAACTCTCATCGTTTATTAGAAGTGGAACAAATTTGTACTGAGATTGGGATCCTTCATAAAGGAAATCTAATGGCTCAGGGTAAGTTGGACGAATTAAAACAAGGAAAGGATAGGATACGTATTCGTTTGGAATCTGCTCCTGAATCCTATCTGGAAGAGATCTCTTTGGAACATAAAAAAGATGGGAAGACTTGGGAAATTCGTCCTAAACCGGATGTGGATCTAAAAAAACTTCCCGCAATTTTAGTGGAGAAGGGTGCAGAAATTTTCCTCTACGAAAGAAAAACTGAATCTTTAGAAGATGTATTCTTCAGGCTTACTCAAGGTACCGAGAATGGAGGATCAAATTGA
- a CDS encoding ABC transporter permease: MSSQTDFKFFISSAFQQIGTLLRLTFVQIIRRKAIFFYFSLLGFFLLGEWTCTTSVGGETSHGVSSYMYFILTSFWSLVFLVILTSDLLRQDMDSQVHTLWLSRPVDPFAYVGSKGLALLICVVMFVLLAFGISSWFSLEIPWEFLWYQGTMMLVYSFFVLLVLLVTLFSNQSLAIVSSLGLILFSCILDFVAYNQNIDMSAEAGDVKKFVLKTIYWVLPQVGTVFYHSFALFLGKADPKNFYGPYSFVQVGAWIVILKSTLWLTTRHKEI; this comes from the coding sequence TTGAGCTCTCAAACTGATTTCAAATTTTTTATATCCTCCGCTTTTCAGCAAATAGGAACTCTGCTTCGGCTAACGTTTGTCCAAATTATCAGGCGTAAGGCAATATTCTTTTATTTTTCTCTGCTTGGCTTTTTCCTATTGGGAGAATGGACCTGTACTACTTCTGTAGGAGGAGAGACCAGTCACGGTGTTTCTTCTTATATGTATTTTATCCTGACTTCTTTTTGGAGTTTAGTATTTCTAGTGATCCTAACTTCGGACCTTCTCCGCCAAGACATGGACTCTCAGGTCCATACTTTATGGTTAAGTCGTCCAGTGGATCCGTTCGCTTATGTAGGAAGTAAAGGACTCGCATTGCTAATTTGTGTAGTGATGTTTGTGCTTTTGGCTTTCGGGATCAGCTCTTGGTTCTCTTTGGAAATTCCTTGGGAATTTCTTTGGTATCAGGGAACTATGATGTTGGTTTATTCATTTTTTGTTCTATTGGTTCTTTTGGTGACTCTATTCTCGAACCAATCTCTCGCGATCGTAAGCTCTCTAGGTCTTATACTTTTCAGCTGTATTTTGGATTTTGTAGCCTATAACCAAAACATTGATATGTCAGCAGAGGCGGGCGATGTCAAAAAATTCGTTCTAAAAACGATCTACTGGGTTCTTCCCCAGGTCGGGACTGTTTTTTATCATTCTTTCGCGCTTTTTTTGGGGAAGGCTGATCCTAAAAATTTCTACGGACCTTATTCTTTCGTCCAAGTAGGAGCATGGATCGTAATTTTAAAATCTACACTTTGGTTGACCACTCGACACAAGGAGATTTAG
- a CDS encoding HDOD domain-containing protein, which translates to MNINWYHFEKEGYYLSVRNVNERIEKLNPLYIRFTTLNKSVDKLISVLLDRYLVYLDAITLKESVFSILRESAMNAVKANSKRIFFAENNLNISNPDDYVRGMANFKKEMIKDKERYAALLEKVKFHCLITLAFNRTSFLMRVSNNAPIIAEELKRVENRIGKSKEYNDLGEVFADHADDTEGAGLGLAMSLLMLKNEGITADSYKLKAEGGITSAYIKIPLDFKHRNISYQRTVEIIAEIDKLPTFPENLNQIMSLINKPDSSIQQITEQVGRDVSLSTNILKLANSASFAQGRKVETLDDAIKLIGLSELNNILLSLGTKKILEERYKEFEHIWEMSSLSAYICRRLGEKMGWKKTFLTNLVCAALLHNIGLVLLLSLEGDTIEKLTDISGKKLLPSTLGLEEAALGITHTSLGGMICEKWNFSDTIKVAAEYHHRPLMAKKESRDVVFAVYLSDWIIDCLDGKADPAAIHWEVLQHFGFKKDEEWLEFGKKVIEEYKAFQKHST; encoded by the coding sequence ATGAATATAAACTGGTACCATTTCGAAAAGGAAGGATACTATCTGAGCGTTCGTAACGTAAACGAACGCATTGAAAAGCTAAATCCTCTCTATATTCGGTTTACCACTTTGAACAAAAGTGTGGATAAACTAATCAGCGTTCTTTTGGATAGGTACCTTGTCTATTTGGATGCGATCACCCTGAAAGAATCCGTTTTTTCTATCTTAAGAGAAAGCGCGATGAACGCCGTTAAGGCAAATTCCAAACGTATCTTTTTTGCCGAAAACAATCTGAACATTTCCAATCCTGATGATTATGTAAGAGGGATGGCGAATTTCAAAAAGGAAATGATCAAGGACAAGGAACGATATGCTGCCTTGTTGGAAAAAGTTAAATTCCATTGTTTGATCACTCTTGCTTTCAATCGGACTAGCTTTCTGATGAGGGTCTCCAATAACGCTCCTATCATTGCAGAAGAATTAAAACGTGTAGAGAATCGGATCGGCAAGAGTAAAGAGTATAATGACCTGGGCGAGGTTTTTGCGGACCACGCAGACGATACGGAAGGTGCGGGTCTTGGACTTGCAATGTCTCTTCTGATGTTAAAGAATGAAGGGATTACCGCTGATTCTTATAAATTAAAGGCAGAAGGTGGTATCACTTCGGCTTATATAAAAATTCCGTTGGACTTCAAACATAGAAATATTTCTTACCAACGTACCGTTGAAATTATAGCAGAGATAGATAAACTTCCTACATTCCCGGAAAACTTGAATCAGATCATGAGCCTGATCAATAAACCCGATTCTTCTATCCAACAGATCACGGAACAAGTTGGAAGAGACGTTTCCTTATCTACCAATATTTTAAAACTAGCAAACTCTGCTTCTTTTGCACAAGGAAGAAAAGTAGAAACTTTAGATGACGCGATCAAATTGATTGGTCTATCAGAATTAAATAATATTCTTTTGAGTCTTGGAACTAAGAAAATTTTGGAAGAAAGATACAAAGAGTTCGAGCATATCTGGGAAATGTCCAGTCTCTCTGCTTATATTTGCAGAAGGCTCGGAGAAAAAATGGGCTGGAAGAAAACATTCCTTACCAATTTGGTTTGTGCCGCTCTTCTTCATAATATAGGACTTGTACTTTTATTATCTCTCGAAGGAGATACAATCGAAAAGTTAACCGATATCTCCGGCAAAAAACTTTTACCTTCTACCCTTGGGTTGGAAGAAGCTGCACTTGGTATCACCCATACTTCTTTAGGAGGTATGATCTGTGAAAAATGGAATTTTTCAGATACGATCAAGGTTGCTGCAGAATACCATCATAGACCTTTGATGGCTAAAAAAGAATCCAGAGACGTTGTATTTGCGGTCTATTTATCTGATTGGATCATAGATTGTCTGGATGGAAAAGCGGATCCTGCGGCGATCCACTGGGAAGTGCTTCAACATTTCGGTTTTAAAAAAGACGAAGAATGGTTGGAGTTCGGTAAGAAGGTTATAGAAGAATATAAAGCCTTCCAGAAACATTCTACCTGA
- the rsgA gene encoding ribosome small subunit-dependent GTPase A, with protein MDQKPSLNLSVWDADREKEFIKISEDLGVSDPISARIIGEQGQEFRLELGSIKEEGTGTLTGALRFNADSSLDLPVAGDWVLVTKLSGEEYLIHKVLPRRSLLVRKTKGETLKPDPICANMDRIFLLQGLDGDFQPRRLERTLIQIWESKATPVVVLTKKDLYLEKEEELREKIEIVRKSCPGVEVFSVSNHRREGLEELEMFWKDGSTSAFIGSSGVGKSSLLNLLIGERIRSVNEVRESDSKGRHTTTNRWMFRLDSGAWILDTPGMREIQLWSDGSGLEETFPEIFEEASNCRFQDCSHISEPDCGVKLAIDSGKISEERFKSYLKLKRELERTANLSSPNSVEFREQKAKWKSIHKEQKRMQQQRDRERYR; from the coding sequence ATGGATCAAAAACCATCTTTGAATTTATCCGTATGGGATGCGGATAGAGAAAAAGAATTTATCAAAATTTCAGAGGACCTAGGTGTCTCAGACCCGATCTCTGCAAGGATTATCGGAGAACAAGGACAAGAGTTTCGTCTAGAATTAGGAAGTATAAAAGAAGAAGGTACCGGAACACTGACTGGTGCACTTCGCTTTAATGCAGATTCTAGTTTGGATCTTCCTGTCGCAGGGGATTGGGTGCTCGTCACAAAACTAAGCGGAGAAGAATATCTAATCCACAAGGTTCTTCCTAGAAGAAGTTTACTCGTAAGAAAAACCAAAGGAGAAACTTTAAAGCCGGATCCGATCTGCGCAAACATGGATCGAATTTTTCTTTTGCAAGGTTTGGATGGAGACTTCCAACCTCGAAGATTGGAGAGGACTTTAATACAGATCTGGGAGAGTAAGGCAACACCAGTAGTTGTACTTACTAAGAAAGATTTGTATTTGGAAAAAGAAGAAGAACTAAGGGAGAAGATCGAGATCGTTCGAAAATCTTGTCCTGGTGTAGAAGTATTCTCCGTTTCCAATCATAGACGAGAAGGTTTGGAAGAACTGGAAATGTTTTGGAAAGACGGATCCACTTCTGCTTTTATAGGATCTTCCGGAGTCGGCAAATCTTCTCTTCTCAATTTATTGATCGGAGAAAGAATTAGATCAGTAAACGAAGTTAGAGAATCAGATTCAAAAGGAAGACATACCACCACGAATAGATGGATGTTCCGTTTGGATTCCGGTGCTTGGATCTTGGACACTCCAGGTATGAGGGAGATCCAACTTTGGTCCGACGGTTCTGGTCTGGAAGAGACCTTTCCTGAAATTTTCGAAGAAGCTTCTAATTGTAGATTCCAAGATTGTTCCCATATCAGTGAGCCTGATTGTGGAGTAAAACTTGCGATCGACTCAGGAAAAATTTCGGAAGAAAGATTCAAAAGTTATTTGAAACTCAAAAGAGAATTGGAAAGGACTGCGAACTTGAGCTCTCCAAATTCAGTTGAATTCAGAGAACAAAAAGCAAAGTGGAAATCTATCCACAAAGAACAAAAAAGAATGCAACAACAACGAGACCGAGAAAGATATCGTTAG
- the rsmA gene encoding 16S rRNA (adenine(1518)-N(6)/adenine(1519)-N(6))-dimethyltransferase RsmA encodes MSSPEYPFYKPNVIREFLSERSSAPLKKWGQNFLIDPNAVKTLFSSAGPELLQKSELILEIGPGLGALSHILYGLGKKLRLYEIDPVYYKWLNEFLPGTEIILGDARDTLSDQEKNSCFLFGNLPYYITSELILLSLEKLPNLQGAVFLVQKEFAQRITKEISSLSIYAGAYGKFQSKKTIKAGCFYPSPNVDSSVLTFISNKRFSKKESYQVLEILCRTLFWGKRKKIGSSIKEAPLDSFYPNGLPLPISEENLRSKLKECIESAGISLDKRPEELNAEDFYKIIDRFPIN; translated from the coding sequence ATGAGCTCCCCGGAATACCCGTTTTATAAACCAAATGTGATCCGGGAATTTTTATCCGAAAGATCTTCGGCTCCTCTTAAAAAATGGGGGCAAAACTTTCTAATAGATCCAAACGCTGTGAAAACTTTGTTTTCCAGTGCGGGACCAGAACTTCTACAAAAATCAGAACTTATCTTGGAAATCGGTCCAGGTCTTGGGGCACTTTCTCATATACTTTACGGACTCGGCAAAAAGCTAAGATTGTACGAGATAGATCCAGTATATTATAAATGGCTAAATGAATTCCTTCCGGGAACAGAGATCATTTTAGGAGATGCAAGAGACACATTATCAGATCAGGAAAAGAATTCCTGCTTTTTATTCGGTAACCTGCCTTATTATATCACTTCTGAACTTATACTTCTTTCTTTGGAAAAACTCCCAAATTTACAAGGAGCAGTTTTTTTAGTCCAAAAAGAATTCGCCCAAAGGATTACTAAGGAAATTTCTTCTCTTTCAATTTATGCAGGAGCTTATGGAAAATTCCAGAGCAAAAAAACAATCAAGGCTGGATGTTTTTATCCTTCTCCAAATGTGGATTCAAGTGTACTTACATTTATTTCAAACAAAAGATTTTCTAAAAAGGAATCCTACCAAGTTTTAGAAATTTTATGTAGAACCTTATTTTGGGGAAAAAGAAAAAAGATAGGTTCTTCTATCAAAGAAGCTCCATTAGACTCTTTTTATCCGAACGGCCTTCCTCTTCCAATCTCCGAAGAAAATTTAAGATCTAAATTAAAAGAATGTATAGAATCTGCAGGAATTTCCTTAGACAAAAGGCCTGAAGAATTAAACGCAGAAGATTTTTACAAGATTATAGATCGTTTTCCGATCAATTAA
- a CDS encoding ComEC/Rec2 family competence protein, producing MGEYLEQNYQDWIPSSLFSYLVLGLLSTLFLDTFFPDLVLAWGAIHSINIILFSSLFFGKKIPCLSWGVILFFVLAICGYTKRSAPLLEKSSTWKKEFSQKINQVLDKAKIEGRAREISIGLVLGDAKGLDKEFKKNAKEGGILHLFAASGLHLGILIGCMFAVLKRIPFLGYYIPRILPVLFGLLYLACLGFPISLARAWIFSAWILLQSLFFRKSKPADLLIASAGIVYIWDPVRSFGVSFLLSFGAVSGILLLLPCFQKCLPPAAEDKTILTRFIGFWRENLLVSLSAGIGTLPSLIYYFGSYSFGSLGLNLILVPICGILLPLLYFSLVLETICLSLFARPIWQIVLFLLEILEKTTLYWGESDWNWIHYYRGNTKFFGLGIWFLFLIFLFLWKLLPSGKIENSILDLSNSVKDKTNKVALSKKIWILGFCICCGFQFLLANSSTWIRLPDVFFGDRFTFFLQEKNRLVLAGRCKYSSKILYKSLGKDPERFCGNSKTLNEIYIEHESCLDWISECLKRNQNLSLKYGGKEKPKIAGFEKWTLTPKLVEFHLPDPGQKLIRFDIGKDSLLLLTNRTKSGEGIILLLPRFGMKEDPREWNRFRKQLGIAPGWKFIGSDELPGIPVL from the coding sequence ATGGGCGAATACTTGGAACAAAACTACCAGGACTGGATTCCCTCCTCCTTATTTTCCTATCTTGTCCTAGGGCTTCTATCCACCTTATTTTTAGATACTTTTTTTCCAGACCTGGTCTTAGCCTGGGGCGCAATACATTCAATTAATATAATACTATTCTCGAGTTTATTCTTTGGCAAAAAGATCCCGTGTCTTTCTTGGGGAGTGATCCTATTTTTTGTTCTGGCAATTTGTGGTTATACAAAAAGATCCGCCCCTCTTTTAGAAAAATCCAGTACTTGGAAAAAAGAATTCTCCCAAAAGATCAATCAAGTCTTGGACAAAGCAAAGATAGAAGGTAGAGCCAGAGAAATTTCTATAGGTTTAGTTTTAGGAGACGCAAAAGGTTTAGATAAAGAATTCAAAAAGAATGCTAAAGAAGGAGGAATTTTACATTTATTCGCCGCCTCCGGCTTACACCTCGGGATTTTAATAGGATGTATGTTCGCTGTATTAAAACGAATTCCTTTCTTAGGATATTATATTCCGAGAATACTTCCTGTATTATTTGGACTATTGTATTTAGCATGTTTAGGTTTTCCAATTTCACTTGCGAGGGCTTGGATATTTTCTGCGTGGATACTTTTACAATCTTTGTTTTTCAGAAAATCTAAACCGGCAGATCTATTAATCGCTTCTGCTGGAATAGTTTATATTTGGGATCCTGTTCGTTCTTTTGGAGTCTCATTTTTACTTTCTTTTGGAGCGGTTTCGGGCATTTTACTTTTGCTCCCTTGTTTTCAAAAATGTCTCCCTCCGGCAGCAGAAGATAAAACGATCTTAACTAGATTTATTGGATTTTGGAGAGAAAATCTTTTAGTTTCCTTGTCCGCGGGAATAGGCACTTTACCTTCTTTAATTTATTATTTTGGTAGTTATAGTTTCGGATCTTTAGGCTTAAATCTGATCTTAGTTCCGATCTGCGGGATCTTACTTCCTTTATTATATTTTTCTTTAGTATTGGAAACAATATGTCTTTCCTTATTTGCCCGACCCATCTGGCAGATCGTTTTATTTCTTTTGGAAATACTAGAAAAAACAACTCTCTATTGGGGAGAATCAGATTGGAATTGGATACATTATTATAGAGGTAATACAAAATTTTTCGGATTAGGAATTTGGTTTTTATTCCTAATCTTTTTATTTCTTTGGAAATTACTCCCTTCTGGCAAAATAGAAAATTCCATATTAGATCTTTCTAATTCGGTAAAGGATAAAACTAACAAAGTAGCGCTCTCCAAAAAGATCTGGATCCTCGGATTTTGTATTTGCTGCGGTTTCCAATTTCTATTAGCAAATTCTTCCACTTGGATTAGGCTTCCGGATGTATTTTTCGGAGATCGATTCACCTTCTTTCTCCAAGAAAAGAACAGATTGGTTCTAGCAGGAAGATGTAAGTATAGTTCTAAAATTCTATATAAGTCTTTGGGAAAAGATCCGGAAAGATTCTGTGGAAATTCAAAAACCTTAAATGAGATCTACATCGAACACGAATCCTGTCTGGATTGGATTTCTGAATGTTTGAAAAGAAATCAAAATCTATCCCTGAAATACGGAGGGAAAGAAAAACCGAAGATTGCTGGTTTTGAAAAATGGACCTTAACTCCTAAATTAGTAGAATTTCATTTGCCAGATCCTGGCCAAAAACTGATCCGATTTGATATTGGAAAAGATTCACTTCTCCTATTAACAAACAGAACAAAAAGCGGAGAAGGGATCATACTGCTCCTTCCAAGATTTGGGATGAAAGAAGATCCGAGAGAATGGAATCGATTTAGAAAACAGCTTGGAATCGCTCCCGGTTGGAAGTTTATTGGAAGTGATGAGCTCCCCGGAATACCCGTTTTATAA
- the trpS gene encoding tryptophan--tRNA ligase, translated as MRILTGVQPSGKLHLGNYFSVIRKLVDYQNKSDLFCFVADLHALTTFSSAKNQTENTYDAVCDFLALGIDPDKCAFWIQSEVPEVTELTWYLSMSITVPKLELAHSYKDKVAKGIVPSGGLFFYPVLMAADILAFNSDKVPVGKDQKQHLEYARDIAEKFNSQYGETFKLPEPEIDEETAIVPGVDGAKMSKSYGNTINFFDDEKKLKKSVMGILTDSAGVDEAKDYEKSIIYSIHSLFLDESGKRDLQSRFTNPGTGYGDLKKALLETVLDYFGPYRKEREKIAADPAYVRSVMKKGSDKARAASSQILDNVRGKLGIGISKVSV; from the coding sequence ATGAGGATATTGACCGGGGTACAACCTTCTGGTAAATTACATTTAGGAAATTACTTCTCTGTTATACGCAAGTTAGTCGATTATCAAAACAAGTCTGATCTATTTTGTTTTGTAGCTGACCTACACGCATTAACCACTTTTAGTTCTGCAAAAAACCAAACAGAAAATACTTATGATGCCGTTTGTGATTTTTTAGCACTCGGGATCGATCCAGACAAATGTGCATTCTGGATCCAATCAGAAGTTCCAGAAGTTACTGAACTCACCTGGTATCTTAGCATGTCCATAACAGTTCCTAAATTGGAATTGGCACACTCTTATAAAGATAAAGTCGCGAAAGGAATCGTTCCAAGCGGGGGACTTTTCTTTTATCCAGTTTTAATGGCAGCCGACATTCTCGCATTTAATAGCGATAAGGTTCCAGTAGGAAAAGACCAAAAACAACATTTAGAATACGCAAGAGATATAGCAGAGAAGTTTAACTCTCAATATGGAGAAACTTTCAAACTTCCTGAACCTGAAATAGACGAAGAGACTGCGATCGTGCCAGGAGTGGACGGCGCGAAAATGTCCAAGTCTTATGGAAATACGATTAACTTTTTTGATGATGAGAAGAAGTTAAAAAAATCCGTAATGGGGATCCTAACTGATTCTGCAGGAGTAGACGAAGCGAAAGATTATGAGAAAAGTATAATATACTCTATCCATTCTCTCTTCTTAGATGAATCCGGGAAAAGAGATCTTCAATCCAGATTCACAAACCCAGGAACTGGTTATGGAGATCTCAAAAAAGCATTATTAGAAACTGTATTAGATTATTTCGGTCCTTATCGAAAGGAAAGAGAGAAGATTGCAGCAGACCCTGCTTATGTAAGATCCGTAATGAAAAAAGGATCGGACAAAGCGAGAGCGGCTTCTTCTCAGATCCTAGATAATGTAAGAGGAAAGCTGGGAATCGGAATCTCAAAAGTTTCGGTTTAA
- a CDS encoding LolA family protein, translating into MASSKGILSFLGAAALLVCGTSILSDPGKERLNGVIGKMAEISSFRASITINNELTGTLSYQRPNHIHVKFSDGRVIASNGRYLWFYSPSRGIVGKQDVKGMTGGMAGLLSGYEEVTPVGGSLRLKSATRTYEEIVVTLGPDNTPRSLRMKSRSTGEYTSVSFSGVQTGIGLPASLFNFGAPANAQIVENPLNERE; encoded by the coding sequence ATGGCTTCATCCAAGGGTATATTATCCTTTTTGGGTGCCGCAGCTCTACTGGTCTGCGGCACTTCTATTTTATCCGATCCTGGCAAGGAAAGGTTAAACGGCGTCATCGGAAAGATGGCCGAAATTTCCAGCTTTCGGGCGAGTATTACGATCAATAACGAACTCACCGGAACTCTTTCTTATCAAAGACCAAATCATATACATGTAAAATTTTCGGATGGAAGGGTTATTGCCTCCAACGGACGTTATCTTTGGTTTTATTCCCCTTCCAGAGGAATTGTAGGAAAACAAGACGTAAAAGGTATGACTGGTGGAATGGCCGGCCTACTCTCCGGATACGAAGAAGTAACTCCAGTGGGAGGTTCACTTCGACTAAAATCCGCGACAAGGACTTACGAAGAGATTGTAGTCACTTTAGGCCCGGATAACACTCCTCGTTCTCTCAGAATGAAGAGCAGATCCACCGGAGAATATACCTCAGTAAGTTTTTCCGGAGTCCAAACCGGTATAGGTTTACCTGCGTCTCTCTTCAATTTCGGAGCACCTGCAAACGCGCAAATTGTGGAGAACCCGCTTAACGAGAGGGAATAA
- a CDS encoding electron transfer flavoprotein subunit alpha/FixB family protein: MSNVLIVGELKNGELKKISKEITSAGRKIADALGGKVTALLIGSGVEKFAGDLGAVGADSVVTVNAGDFNAETWANLVAGVIKEKNPSVVLVPHTSQGKDYSPRVAVKVGAGIIADAVGLSVDGGKVVAKKPIYSGKAYGNFKVTSPIAIFTVRPNSQEVVQKAGAGAAEAASPSAGDAKVKIVSSDLSGGNKVQLAEASIIVSGGRGIKGPENWPVLQGLADILGAALGASRAAVDAGWISHSHQVGQTGKTVSPNCYIACGISGAIQHLAGMGSSKYIVAINKDGDAPIFKVATYGVVGDLFEVVPALTDEFKKVLG, from the coding sequence GTGAGCAACGTTTTAATCGTAGGCGAACTCAAAAACGGAGAACTCAAAAAGATCTCCAAAGAAATCACTTCCGCTGGCCGCAAAATTGCGGACGCACTCGGAGGAAAAGTTACCGCTCTTCTCATCGGATCCGGAGTTGAAAAATTCGCAGGAGACCTGGGAGCAGTCGGAGCAGACAGCGTAGTTACTGTAAATGCAGGAGACTTCAACGCAGAAACTTGGGCGAATTTAGTAGCCGGAGTTATTAAGGAAAAAAATCCTTCTGTAGTTTTAGTTCCTCACACTTCTCAAGGAAAAGATTATTCTCCAAGAGTAGCTGTAAAAGTAGGAGCAGGGATCATTGCTGACGCAGTTGGTCTTTCTGTAGACGGCGGAAAAGTAGTGGCTAAAAAGCCAATCTACTCTGGAAAAGCATACGGTAATTTCAAAGTTACCAGCCCAATCGCTATTTTCACTGTTCGTCCAAACTCTCAAGAAGTAGTACAAAAAGCTGGAGCAGGCGCTGCTGAAGCTGCAAGTCCATCCGCAGGAGATGCGAAAGTTAAAATCGTTTCTTCCGACCTAAGCGGCGGGAACAAAGTTCAATTGGCAGAAGCTTCTATCATCGTATCTGGTGGACGCGGAATTAAAGGACCTGAAAACTGGCCTGTTCTCCAAGGTTTGGCGGACATTTTAGGCGCAGCTTTAGGAGCTTCCCGTGCTGCGGTCGATGCTGGCTGGATTTCTCATAGCCATCAAGTGGGTCAAACTGGTAAAACCGTTTCCCCGAACTGCTATATCGCATGCGGAATTTCCGGAGCGATCCAGCACTTGGCCGGAATGGGCTCTTCTAAGTATATCGTGGCTATTAACAAGGATGGAGACGCTCCAATCTTCAAAGTAGCTACCTACGGAGTCGTAGGAGACCTTTTTGAAGTCGTACCGGCACTAACCGACGAGTTTAAAAAAGTACTTGGATAA